From a region of the Notolabrus celidotus isolate fNotCel1 chromosome 14, fNotCel1.pri, whole genome shotgun sequence genome:
- the LOC117825273 gene encoding caspase-1-like isoform X3: protein MARDLIDTVRKKGDQASQRMITHLQSRDENLHSDLGLSVAQPAQPASKPQQEPEWSTKMLPSTDTFWREKQDDTSIYPVTKDAIRSRVALLITNIKFTNSRYNRKGAEKDEENMEKLLKSLGYEVVKHTNLTGKAIDDAVIEFSKHPKLKGTDSVFVVIMSHGKLGAILGVDLGGEKPDEFPINNIYNHLGSKRCPALLNKPKIIIIQACRGEEQGSVLVSDDGHSAVVCDDVNSQSVEVDIEEDTLRYVHKEKDFISLLSCTPDTVSYRQTDQGSFLIQYLDKVFNTFTYTDHIDDLFRRVMQLFEDFSVQSKRQMPTKDRCTLTKHFYFFPGH, encoded by the exons GATTGACACAGTGAGGAAAAAAGGAGACCAAGCCAGCCAGCGAATGATCACTCACCTTCAAAGCAGAGATGAAAACCTTCACTCTGATTTGGGTCTGTCTGTTGCTCAACCTGCTCAGCCAG ctTCGAAGCCCCAGCAGGAGCCGGAGTGGTCGACCAAGATGCTCCCTTCTACTGACACCTTTTGGAGGGAGAAACAGGATGATACAAGT ATTTACCCTGTGACCAAAGATGCCATCAGGAGTCGTGTGGCTCTGCTGATCACTAATATTAAGTTTACTAATTCGAGGTACAACAGAAAAGGAGCTGAGAAAGACGAGGAGAACATGGAGAAACTGCTCAAGTCTCTGGGATACGAGGTGGTGAAACATACAAATCTGACAGGGAAG GCAATTGATGATGCCGTCATTGAGTTCTCTAAACATCCAAAACTCAAAGGAACAGACAGTGTGTTTGTGGTCATCATGTCTCATGGGAAACTGGGAGCTATCCTCGGAGTTGACTTAGGTGGTGAGAAACCAGACGAGTTTCCCATCAACAACATTTACAACCACCTGGGCTCGAAGAGATGCCCGGCGCTGCTGAACAAACCAAAGATCATCATCATCCAGGCCTGCAGGGGAG AGGAGCAAGGCTCAGTGCTGGTTAGTGATGACGGACACTCAGCTGtggtctgtgatgatgtcaaCAGCCAGTCTGTCGAAGTAGATATAGAGGAGGATACTTTGCGATATGTGCACAAGGAAAAAGACTtcatttctcttctctcctgcaCTCCTG ATACTGTCTCATACAGACAAACAGATCAAGGATCTTTTCTGATCCAGTATTTGGATAAGGTATTCAACACTTTCACATATACGGACCACATTGATGATCTTTTCAGAAGA GTCATGCAGCTCTTTGAAGACTTTTCAGTTCAGTCCAAAAGACAGATGCCAACCAAAGACAGATGCACTCTAACAAAgcacttttacttttttccaGGCCACTGA